The following are encoded in a window of Algiphilus aromaticivorans DG1253 genomic DNA:
- the ptsN gene encoding PTS IIA-like nitrogen regulatory protein PtsN, with protein MKLAEVLDASRVSIDQSLSSKKRALEEISKLLSGRDGLAEADIFNALMAREKLGSTGLGHGVAIPHGRMSETRSTTAALIRLTHGVDYDAHDGQAVDLVFGLIVPQSATEDHLKLLAAVAEKFSEEDFCKQLRAAESPEAAVELLTA; from the coding sequence ATGAAGCTCGCCGAGGTACTCGACGCCAGCCGCGTCAGCATCGACCAGTCGCTATCCAGCAAGAAGCGTGCGCTGGAGGAGATCAGCAAGCTCCTCTCCGGACGCGACGGCCTGGCCGAGGCAGACATCTTCAATGCGCTCATGGCGCGCGAGAAGCTCGGCTCCACGGGACTGGGCCACGGCGTGGCCATCCCGCACGGCCGCATGAGCGAAACGCGCAGCACCACGGCAGCGCTCATCCGCCTCACCCACGGCGTCGACTACGACGCCCACGATGGCCAAGCCGTCGATCTCGTCTTCGGTCTCATCGTTCCGCAGAGCGCCACCGAAGACCACCTCAAGCTGCTCGCCGCAGTGGCCGAGAAGTTCTCCGAGGAGGACTTCTGCAAGCAGCTGCGCGCGGCGGAATCCCCGGAAGCCGCCGTCGAGCTGCTCACCGCCTGA
- the hpf gene encoding ribosome hibernation-promoting factor, HPF/YfiA family — protein MNLDITGHHIDLTDALRDYVTEKLQRVERHFDHLIDAHVILTVEKLEKKAEAVLRASGAELHASAVHEDMYAAIDQLADRLDRQTKKHKEQIRNHHAREAQKADLAAALDK, from the coding sequence ATGAATCTTGATATCACCGGTCATCACATCGACCTCACCGACGCCCTGCGCGATTATGTCACCGAGAAGCTCCAGCGCGTGGAACGCCATTTCGATCACCTCATCGACGCCCATGTCATCCTGACGGTGGAGAAGCTCGAAAAGAAAGCCGAAGCAGTGCTTCGCGCCAGCGGCGCCGAGCTGCACGCCTCGGCCGTACACGAGGACATGTACGCGGCCATCGACCAGCTCGCCGACCGTCTCGACCGGCAGACCAAGAAACACAAGGAACAGATTCGCAATCACCATGCGCGCGAGGCCCAGAAAGCGGATCTCGCCGCCGCGCTCGACAAGTAG